A region of Lagenorhynchus albirostris chromosome 20, mLagAlb1.1, whole genome shotgun sequence DNA encodes the following proteins:
- the NOTUM gene encoding palmitoleoyl-protein carboxylesterase NOTUM isoform X2, translated as MGALIIQEVVRELLGKGLSGAKVLLLAGSSAGGTGVLLNVDRVAEQLEELGYPAIQVRGLADSGWFLDNKQYRRTDCIDTITCAPTEAIRRGIRCSGREGPSCAEGLGCGGICGWRSSWEARGSLTCSMWPRYWNGVVPERCRRQFKEGEEWNCFFGYKVYPTLRCPVFVVQWLFDEAQLTVDNVHLTGQPVQEGQWLYIQNLGRELRNTLKDVPASFAPACLSHEIIIRSHWTDVQVKGTSLPRALHCWDRSLHDSHKASKAPLKGCPIHLVDSCPWPHCNPSCPTIRDQFTGQEMNVAQFLMHMGFDVQTVAQQQGLEPSKLLGMLSSGS; from the exons ATGGGCGCCctcatcatccaggaggttgtgCGAGAGCTCCTGGGCAAAGGGTTGAGCGGGGCCAAGGTGCTGCTGCTGGCAGGGAGCAG CGCGGGGGGCACAGGAGTGCTGCTGAACGTGGACCGCGTGGCCGAGCAGCTGGAGGAGCTGGGCTATCCAGCCATCCAGGTGCGGGGCCTGGCTGACTCTGGCTGGTTCCTGGACAACAAGCAGTACCGCCGCACAGACTGCATTGACACCATCACCTGCGCGCCCACGGAGGCCATCCGCCGGGGCATCAGGTGCTCTGGGAGGGAGGGCCCATCCTGTGCAGAGGGCCTGGGGTGTGGTGGCATCTGTGGGTGGAGAAGCTCATGGGAGGCCAGGGGCAGCCTAACCTGCAGCATGTGGCCTAGGTACTGGAATGGGGTGGTCCCGGAGCGCTGTAGGCGCCAGTTCAAGGAGGGCGAGGAGTGGAACTGCTTCTTTGGCTACAAAGTCTACCCAACCCTGCGCT GCCCGGTGTTCGTGGTACAGTGGCTGTTTGACGAGGCCCAGCTGACTGTGGACAATGTGCACCTCACGGGGCAGCCGGTGCAGGAGGGCCAGTGGCTGTACATCCAAAACCTGGGCCGTGAGCTGCGGAACACACTCAAGGACGTGCC GGCCAGCTttgcccctgcctgcctctcccacgAGATCATCATCCGAAG CCACTGGACAGACGTCCAGGTAAAGGGGACCTCGCTGCCCCGGGCACTGCACTGCTGGGACAGAAGCCTCCACGACAGCCACAAGGCCAGCAAAGCTCCCCTGAAGGGCTGCCCCATCCACCTGGTGGACAGCTGCCCCTGGCCCCACTGTAACCCATCTTGCCCCACCATCCGGGACCAGTTCACGGGGCAGGAGATGAACGTGGCCCAGTTCCTGATGCACATGGGCTTCGACGTGCAGACAGTGGCACAGCAGCAGGGCCTGGAGCCCAGTAAACTGCTGGGGATGCTGAGCAGCGGGAGCTAG
- the NOTUM gene encoding palmitoleoyl-protein carboxylesterase NOTUM isoform X1: MRRLMSSKDWPLTRTGTGILSSQPEENPHWWNANMVFIPYCSSDVWSGASSKSEKNEYAFMGALIIQEVVRELLGKGLSGAKVLLLAGSSAGGTGVLLNVDRVAEQLEELGYPAIQVRGLADSGWFLDNKQYRRTDCIDTITCAPTEAIRRGIRYWNGVVPERCRRQFKEGEEWNCFFGYKVYPTLRCPVFVVQWLFDEAQLTVDNVHLTGQPVQEGQWLYIQNLGRELRNTLKDVPASFAPACLSHEIIIRSHWTDVQVKGTSLPRALHCWDRSLHDSHKASKAPLKGCPIHLVDSCPWPHCNPSCPTIRDQFTGQEMNVAQFLMHMGFDVQTVAQQQGLEPSKLLGMLSSGS; encoded by the exons ATGCGGCGCCTCATGAGCTCCAAGGACTGGCCGCTCACTCGAACAG GCACGGGGATCCTGTCCTCCCAGCCAGAGGAGAACCCCCACTGGTGGAACGCCAACATGGT CTTCATCCCCTACTGCTCCAGCGATGTCTGGAGTGGGGCTTCATCCAAGTCTGAAAAGA ACGAGTACGCCTTCATGGGCGCCctcatcatccaggaggttgtgCGAGAGCTCCTGGGCAAAGGGTTGAGCGGGGCCAAGGTGCTGCTGCTGGCAGGGAGCAG CGCGGGGGGCACAGGAGTGCTGCTGAACGTGGACCGCGTGGCCGAGCAGCTGGAGGAGCTGGGCTATCCAGCCATCCAGGTGCGGGGCCTGGCTGACTCTGGCTGGTTCCTGGACAACAAGCAGTACCGCCGCACAGACTGCATTGACACCATCACCTGCGCGCCCACGGAGGCCATCCGCCGGGGCATCAG GTACTGGAATGGGGTGGTCCCGGAGCGCTGTAGGCGCCAGTTCAAGGAGGGCGAGGAGTGGAACTGCTTCTTTGGCTACAAAGTCTACCCAACCCTGCGCT GCCCGGTGTTCGTGGTACAGTGGCTGTTTGACGAGGCCCAGCTGACTGTGGACAATGTGCACCTCACGGGGCAGCCGGTGCAGGAGGGCCAGTGGCTGTACATCCAAAACCTGGGCCGTGAGCTGCGGAACACACTCAAGGACGTGCC GGCCAGCTttgcccctgcctgcctctcccacgAGATCATCATCCGAAG CCACTGGACAGACGTCCAGGTAAAGGGGACCTCGCTGCCCCGGGCACTGCACTGCTGGGACAGAAGCCTCCACGACAGCCACAAGGCCAGCAAAGCTCCCCTGAAGGGCTGCCCCATCCACCTGGTGGACAGCTGCCCCTGGCCCCACTGTAACCCATCTTGCCCCACCATCCGGGACCAGTTCACGGGGCAGGAGATGAACGTGGCCCAGTTCCTGATGCACATGGGCTTCGACGTGCAGACAGTGGCACAGCAGCAGGGCCTGGAGCCCAGTAAACTGCTGGGGATGCTGAGCAGCGGGAGCTAG